A portion of the Spartobacteria bacterium genome contains these proteins:
- a CDS encoding helicase, with protein sequence MAQSTWRYSTVHNSSCKVIEEQSLWGQTVCRVWLPNQDAVVRVPLSSLRPLDVQLHPEIEAGRIAYVAAAAKVAEVLEGSTSATDGHVLLAPMESNVIPLPHQIHALSRAISDDRVRYLLADEVGLGKTIEAGLVMRELKLRGLVRRTLVVSPKGIATQWVAEMQTHFNERFHLVLGEDLQSLKRMSSGDHSGYWAATDKLEKLESSSGNPWQVFDQVIVSLDSVKPIDKRAGWSKEKIDEYNRGRFEDLITAGWDLIIVDEAHRLGGSTDQVARYKLGRGLAEAAPYVLLLSATPHQGKTDAFHRLMTLLDAKAFPDMQSVSRERVAPYVIRTEKRNAITAEGKPLFKPRRTEMVPICWQDRHRLQKLLYEAVTDYVRIGYNRAMIEKKHHFGFLMILMQRLMVSSTKAIRTTLERRLAVLKHEKMQASQLLEDIEVGGEMMEDFDEIYDLDGQELLDALLLMKVSALENESAEVETLLEAAKACEQSGPDAKAEELIELIYKLQAEENEPDLKVLIFTEFVPTQEMLREFLVARGISVAILNGSMDMEERKDVQEEFRGSARVLVSTDAGGEGLNLQFSHVVINYDIPWNPMRLEQRIGRVDRIGQPKIVRAVNFVFEDSVEFRVREVLERKLSIILEEFGIDKTADVLDSAQAGALFEDMFASAILEDEDVEITVDQTVTRLRDEIRNVKELSAIYGISDEPDAHAAERLRSHPLPHWVERMTVSYMTSHGGSALRKRSWWDLTWPDGQKSRKSVFTSRDLERLSDATLLNLENSRVRGLALSLPQIAAGQPIPVVSLENLPASVTGTWGLFEIRLQAGMSQRCQTLRIPMLRRAFVSVFLTDDDKLFLPTARHIWDVLQTTDPVIHEAVSQEESLTVFERMMATGEQAGREFFETLRHEHSAALAREEERGAYYFESRRKAIERIGLSEVRQYRLSRCDIEEREWRADLNFARQIVPEIRPLLLIRIKN encoded by the coding sequence ATGGCTCAGTCCACTTGGCGATACAGCACCGTTCATAACAGCTCCTGCAAGGTCATCGAAGAACAGAGCTTGTGGGGACAGACGGTGTGCCGTGTCTGGCTGCCGAATCAGGATGCAGTAGTGCGTGTGCCTCTCTCCTCCTTGCGCCCCCTGGACGTCCAGTTACACCCGGAAATTGAGGCCGGACGCATTGCCTATGTGGCTGCTGCCGCCAAAGTCGCTGAGGTGCTCGAAGGCTCCACCAGCGCCACCGACGGCCATGTATTACTTGCTCCCATGGAGTCCAACGTCATTCCGCTGCCGCACCAGATCCACGCCTTGTCCCGTGCTATCTCCGACGATCGTGTCCGCTACCTGCTGGCCGATGAGGTGGGTCTCGGTAAGACCATTGAGGCCGGTCTGGTCATGCGCGAACTTAAGCTGCGCGGCCTGGTTCGCCGCACCTTAGTCGTTTCTCCCAAAGGTATTGCCACGCAGTGGGTGGCTGAGATGCAAACCCATTTTAATGAGAGGTTTCATCTCGTTTTGGGTGAAGATTTGCAGTCCTTGAAGCGAATGTCTTCCGGTGATCACTCTGGGTATTGGGCCGCCACAGACAAATTGGAAAAACTCGAATCCAGTTCTGGAAACCCATGGCAGGTTTTCGATCAGGTTATTGTCTCGCTGGACTCAGTCAAACCCATTGATAAGAGGGCCGGGTGGTCAAAAGAGAAAATCGATGAATACAATCGTGGCCGCTTTGAAGATTTGATCACAGCCGGGTGGGATCTGATCATTGTCGATGAGGCGCATCGTCTTGGTGGGAGCACTGACCAAGTGGCCCGTTATAAATTGGGGCGGGGATTGGCCGAGGCTGCTCCGTATGTGCTTCTCCTCTCGGCTACGCCACACCAGGGCAAAACAGATGCCTTTCACCGCTTGATGACCCTCCTTGATGCCAAAGCCTTTCCAGACATGCAGAGTGTTTCACGCGAACGGGTTGCACCTTATGTCATCCGAACCGAAAAGCGAAACGCGATCACGGCAGAAGGGAAGCCTCTTTTTAAACCCCGTCGAACAGAAATGGTTCCGATTTGCTGGCAAGACAGGCATCGCTTGCAAAAACTCCTGTACGAGGCTGTGACTGACTACGTTCGGATCGGCTACAACCGAGCGATGATAGAGAAGAAACATCATTTTGGTTTTTTGATGATTCTTATGCAGCGCTTGATGGTCTCAAGCACCAAGGCAATCAGGACCACGCTGGAAAGGCGTTTGGCTGTTCTCAAGCATGAGAAAATGCAGGCATCTCAGCTTCTTGAAGATATCGAAGTCGGCGGCGAGATGATGGAGGATTTCGACGAGATCTATGATCTTGATGGTCAAGAACTGCTTGATGCTCTTCTACTGATGAAAGTGTCCGCCTTGGAAAACGAAAGCGCAGAAGTTGAAACATTGCTGGAGGCCGCCAAAGCCTGTGAACAATCCGGTCCCGACGCCAAGGCCGAAGAGCTTATTGAGCTCATTTACAAGTTGCAGGCCGAGGAAAATGAACCCGACCTGAAAGTATTGATATTCACCGAGTTTGTCCCAACTCAGGAGATGCTCAGGGAATTTCTCGTCGCCAGGGGGATTTCCGTGGCCATCCTGAATGGTTCAATGGACATGGAGGAGCGCAAGGATGTCCAGGAAGAATTCCGAGGTTCTGCGAGGGTGCTTGTGTCCACTGATGCCGGTGGTGAGGGCCTGAATCTTCAGTTCAGCCATGTGGTCATAAATTACGACATCCCCTGGAATCCCATGCGACTTGAGCAGCGCATCGGCCGAGTTGACCGCATTGGCCAGCCGAAAATCGTGCGTGCTGTAAATTTTGTCTTCGAGGATTCTGTTGAATTCCGTGTCCGGGAAGTGCTGGAAAGGAAACTTTCAATCATTTTGGAGGAATTCGGGATCGACAAGACGGCAGATGTCCTTGATTCCGCCCAGGCAGGAGCACTTTTCGAGGACATGTTTGCGTCAGCGATACTCGAAGACGAGGATGTTGAGATCACCGTTGACCAAACCGTAACGCGGCTTCGTGATGAAATCAGGAACGTAAAGGAATTATCCGCGATTTATGGCATTTCGGATGAACCTGATGCCCATGCTGCCGAGCGCCTCCGGTCGCATCCGTTACCGCACTGGGTGGAGCGGATGACCGTGAGCTACATGACGTCTCATGGTGGCTCAGCCCTACGGAAGCGTTCATGGTGGGATCTGACGTGGCCGGATGGTCAGAAATCCAGAAAATCTGTTTTTACTTCACGGGATTTGGAAAGGTTGAGCGATGCGACGTTGCTGAACCTTGAAAACAGCCGTGTAAGAGGCCTGGCGCTATCGCTACCTCAGATTGCAGCCGGCCAACCAATTCCGGTTGTTTCTCTTGAGAACCTGCCTGCTTCAGTCACGGGCACTTGGGGCTTGTTTGAAATTCGATTGCAGGCCGGAATGAGCCAGCGATGCCAAACCCTGCGCATTCCAATGCTACGGAGAGCTTTCGTGAGCGTCTTTCTCACCGACGATGATAAGCTCTTCCTCCCAACGGCCCGTCATATATGGGACGTTCTTCAAACAACAGATCCTGTTATTCATGAGGCCGTCAGCCAAGAGGAAAGTCTCACGGTTTTTGAGCGGATGATGGCGACAGGCGAGCAGGCAGGACGTGAATTCTTTGAAACGTTGAGACATGAGCACTCTGCCGCTTTGGCAAGGGAAGAAGAAAGAGGTGCTTATTATTTCGAGTCACGACGAAAGGCGATTGAACGTATTGGACTTTCAGAAGTCCGGCAGTATCGCCTCTCCCGATGTGATATTGAAGAGCGTGAGTGGCGTGCAGACCTGAATTTTGCCCGACAGATAGTGCCGGAAATCAGACCACTGCTATTGATACGCATAAAAAATTAG